A window of Gossypium raimondii isolate GPD5lz chromosome 7, ASM2569854v1, whole genome shotgun sequence genomic DNA:
GTTTACTATAGTGTGACGCTCCTTTTTCTTCTAGTTAGATTAGAgtcttttctattaaataaatattatttgtgctATTCTTATTCAACTAGGATTCTCCTATCtctttatataaataaagaacaCTAGAAGGGCAATTAACATGAGTTTTTACACACAAGTTTCATATATTGTTATTCTTCCAACTAATAGCggaaatttattttcttggagtaaattctattttctaggAATTACAATTTCTATCGGTTTCTATTTGAGAGAATTACTTTCCTATTGAAAGTAATTAAATCgttttttgttgtgtttttggTTTGTGTTGCTCGAGTTAACTTTTGATGCAATTTGGGGTATGAGGATGGCAGGGAAGGATGTTCAATTGAAAGTCGGGAACGATACGAATTCGTCTCGCATAAGGAACATGTAATTCTGTgaaaagtttattgctataaatatcacaaacaaactcggttttcaaaatttttaaacttccgGTGTAACTGCAAATTGTTTTCTTAACCGAAATTTTCCAACATTCTGATATTATGTTGTTAAAGGAATGAGGTTCCACTTTTAGGAGTGATTCAAAATGTGTTCACTTTAACCTTAATGAGGCAAGATCGACACCCTCGAAAGTTGTGCTTCAATAATTAGACCTGCATTTTTTAATCTAGAAAGTAGAGAGGTTAAAAtgtctaaaaaataaaagtaagactaaattccaaatgtgagaagagtataaggacttaaaacatattttaactaatattttatcCTATGCTTTTAAAAATTCGAAATTTCAATCATATCCCAAATGATAGTATTAGATATCTATTAAGtcaaattctattattagtCACATAATAAGCTATAGATTTAACTATTGTTcttcaatttgattatttttaatttatgtgatttttgcaatttgaaatttggttaaattcattaattaaaatgtgGTGGTTTGTTTGAAAAGataacaaatattatatttgtgataatatattttataggataaaataaataaaaataaagaatatttgggcaaaaaaatttcatttcaaatagcGAAACGAAATAATGTAGCAACAGAAATGGATGGTTTTAAAAAAGAAGAGGTGCcataatagttttaaattttcatttctaaaaGGCTAAAAGCAGAGCAATTCGAGAAACCTTTTCTCAGTTTTCGTTCTCAAAAACTTTTGGTGGTTGTACCTTTATCTAAACTCGGTGAAATCAAATAACTCGTTAGAGTTAACTCCATCGAATGAACTATGCTGCGATTAAGAAGCAGAGGCACCTCCTTTCTGGGTTCAGTAGATGTTCCCAGTTTGAAGCGAAAAGCCCTTAATTCTTGGGCTGCTGTTCAAGATACCTACTTCTCCACCAAGGTACCTCCTTTTCCCtagtttttttgttctttttctagTTTCACTTGATGGGTATTCATTAAATCTTAGCAATATATTTTGGGAAATTAATAATCTTTGTGATATCTAATCTAAAATTATTAGCTTGTTTCTCTAATTTTTcctttctaaaatttaatttgatttgagttctttctttttagtaatttatggAGGTTTTGTTAATTTTAGCGATGGCTGATTTTAATGTTGCAGGATACATTTGAGAGGCATAAGGTGGTATTTACAGTAGGAACTTCTATAGCTTCGGTTGCTACTGCATGGTTTGGTGAGTTTCTCTTCCACTGATTTGTCTCTGTAGCTCGTTTTTTCGTTATGATTCCTAAAGGATTTATTGTTGTATACTTTTGCTTCACTAGTAAAATAGGGGAATTGTTGCAATTTTTCCTCCTGTTATCGGAAAACATATTTACTGCTTCAGTTGTCGAATTATCATTGTTAATTTGGATTCTACGTATTTATTCAATAAACTTCTGCTGAATCCGgctgaaaataaatttctttgtaTCTACATGGAACTTTTGGATTTAACTTCACTGCCTTGTCGAGAAGGTTTCAACTTGAAAAAATTCTGTCCCTAAGCTCTTTCTAGAAGTAGTTAGTGTTTTGACTTATTGTATCTTCAGCCTTAGAATCAAAAGATTTTCATGGAGAAAAGGAAGGAAACAAACTTTGCTATGACTGCCAAATGCTAATGGAAAGTGGAAACTTTGAAGGATCTGTAAAGTTTTTCAAAGAGATTAGGCGTAGATTGCCATGGTCCTCTACTTGCTGCTCACAATGGTGTTTCTGATTTTAGATCACACTGCAATATTCTGCTCTGTTGCATATaggttttcttcttttgtttagATCTTCCATTTCTTCATCATCTAGGGGTCTTTTCAAAGTTGTTTATAAATgcagttaaaaaattttggtaatttttattgcTCTTCTTTGGCTATAGGcttatgggtttagggttttttgtttgtttcagaAGGGTAGGATGAAagcataaacataaaaaatgtcAGTATTGAAGCTCCATATGTCAGTTAAGTTTTACTCAAATGCTTCTGGGAGTGTGTTTGCTTGTGCCCTGAAAGCACTGAGCTGCTGATAGAAACAACAATTCATTTAAAACTAGGAGTTTTTAAAGTCTCTCTTTCTGATGGTCTTGGAGGTTTGATGTTATGGTTTCTAGTTCCATGTTCTTGCTGTTGACAACTTGATTTGTATGCTAGGGTTGAAACATCTAATACGAAATGCATAAATGTTGGAACAGGATACTCTTTACGGCattatcatgaatcaaaagtaGATCAAAGGCTTGAATCAATTGAGAACACCGTGAGTATGCTTTTGCATATTGTTAGATTTTTTGTACTGTGCCCTTCATATCTTTTGCTCAACTTTTCTATCCGATATTGGATTTGCTTTATTGGAGTTTCTCAGCCGGAAGTTTGCATTTgattaatttaggttaaattctaagTATAGTCCCTGTACTTATCGATTTGTGTggatttagtccctctactttttgatttgctcattttttgtCTCTTCGTTAATTTTTTCTGTTAACtctgttaaaaaattaagtacaaTCACAAATTTAGCCCTTCAATCTTTATAACTTTTGTCAATTGGTCCCaactctaaaaaaattattgactaaattaaaaaatttataaaatttctcaaacttgtcaaaaaattctatatatttgCCTCCTCTTGACTTTGGTTTTCGGGATTTGTTTTGTTCAATTCTCTTGTTGGTGGGCATGAGTGTTGGCAGTgtctaaaaaattcaataacattttGAAGTGTAATGAAGATTATTTCTTGGAATGCAAGAGTTGAAACTCAGAGGAGATTTCATGTTAACAGGCTCAAAGGATTTGGTGCCATGAAAACTTCCAGCTTTGTTTTCTTGCAATTTTTTGGTTATTTGGCTAATGTTTTATTGTGTCATAGTGGCTGCCTTTCTTGGCTGAGTGGTgtatgatgtttttttttttaattatgcttCTGGGTATTGGTCATCTTGTCTGACTGAGAATTGTGTTTTGTGGGTCTGACCGAGGGGTGTAGTTATGTGGAGTGTGGCCGCGTTCAGGGTGAAGCTATATAGGAAATTCTGTGTTTAATATATGGAGCTTTGGCTTGACTGCTAAGAAGACTGTATTTAAAACCATTTCTGAAGGTGTTAAGTATAAGTGGTCACACATTTGACATTCCATTccaaattttgatattgataCAATATTCCAGGAGAATGTGAGCATATTCTTGGTTGATCTTTTCGAGTATTGTATTGCTAGGGCTGATGGTTGATCAAGAGTTTTGATTATTGCATGTGACTGAGTTGCTTGTTTTTGGTAGGAagattcatctttgattttgtttttttctcataCATATGGACTTAGGAGACCAATTTAAATGCAGCGAGGTGCTTGTTGGGCTCGAATCCTTTTGAAGAGATGGCAATTTTGATTGGGTTATAGTTTTCATGATAACATATCGTGTGgcaaaaatgaataataaagttttttctatctttaatttgttgatatatttgggaaatttttataattttataattttatataaaattttaagaacttctttataattaaagaaaaaaaagagtaggaccaaattgataaaagttGTAAAGGTTGAGGGGCTAAATTTGTGATTGTATCCAAATTTTTAACAGAGTTAAATGGAGAAGTTAACGGAGGGGCTAAAATGAGCAAATCGAAAAGTAGAGGGACCAATTTTGGGCAAATAAAAGTTGAGGGACTAAATCCGCACAGACTAATAAGTACAGGGACTATCCTTAGAAGTTAaccattaatttataatttcatgggTTATGTGGTTTCAGTGAccaaattcatggaaaaacctgATTCTTATGGTCTTTTTTTGTAACTGTTCTTCACttttattggtttatttttgTGAGTTAGAACATGCTGTTTGTTTGCTTGAGGCTATCATACACCTAACTTGAGTCTGAGTGTTGGATAAGGGTATGTGTCTTACACAAGAATGTTCattttttcctatatttttccatgtatttggagtGTCCTTAGAGGATCATCTCCTCACATCCATGTCCAAAAATGCACCAAACACGGGTGCTTCATGAAAAATGAAGACTGTGCAGGATAGGCTTGAGGCATGATGAAacatttttatgcaattttatccCATGTGCTTTGCAGTTCTCACACTCCCTCTCTGTTTTCTAAATATACCGTTTCTTATTTTGTGACAGATGAGAAACAGTCATCATCTCGAGCATGCAGACTTCAAAAAACTTGTTGACCCAGGACATTCCAGAGCTGCTGCTTGGGTTGCCACGGCTGGTACTGCTCTCATTGTTGGGTAAGCTTATAAATGGTTAACTTATTGCTGATGAATTACTGCCATATTTTTCGAACTTGACAATGTTTTTAGATTAATTGGAGAGAAGTGAAGACAAAGAAATCATAAGAGAAACGTGAACATGTGATGTTAATTGCAATTCAACATCTCTCTTGTTTtgcccccaaaaaaaaaaaaaatttcttgctGCTTGCATGCAGATCAAGAGTGTTCCCATGATGATTTTAGAACATTGGAGTTTCTCACATGTTTTGTGAATAGATCATTTAAACAACATCTAATCATGTATAGTGATTTAATAACAACTGTCGTAGAAATTTAAAACGTACATCATGACAGGActttctcttctatttcttGTCTCTTAAAGAAATTCTCACTTTTGCCATTTTTCAATTGCTTTGCTTGATATCTACCAGAGgaactatttatttattgtcaagacaaattccaaaagaaaagaaatccaTAATAGGTTTCTTtacaagttttatatatatttctattattattgttattttactCGGATGGTTCTTGACTTGTCATCATGCATGTCAATAAGATAAAGGAAAGCAAAGgagtttaaaataaacatacagAACCTTTTTACCCACCTTCCATAAAAGTTCATTAAGATCCCTCTTTTCTAACTGGGAAAATCCCATAATGGTTCTATTTTAGCAAGAGGAAGAAGAACAAATATGGATATTCTCTTAAAGAACATATTCtctgaaaatttgaaaaacttacCGATCAATCTGTTATTGCTTGCAAGTGTTTCGTTGTCTTAAGTTTTCCAACCTTTCTTGCTTGCATTTTTAGTTCTAAGGCTTAAAGAggttcaattttgtttttggttcaAGAATTGAAGTGGTTCTTCGAGCCTTTCTAAGATCAAGTAAAAGCACAATTATACTGTTGGAGTTTTGTAATTATGCATGTTCAATAATAAGTTACGGCCATTGAGGTACATATTAAAGAATACAGACATAACCTAATGTTACTCGGACTTGGGTGTGAGTGTTGGATTTgggtatgttttattttttgtcccaagttttttatgtatttgaaggATATCTTTGGAAGGCCATATCCGGATATGATACTTAAGAAAAAGTCAAGAGTAACATACGATATTACATCCTTAAGTAACAGGGTTTCACCTAGAGTACTAGTGGATTGTAATGGGTTTCATTAGTAGTAGGAATAAGGTGAGTTAAGCAAAAATGATCTCAATTGTAGCCTCTTCTCATTGTTTATCCTTCTTAACTTACGGAAAATAGGAAATATAAAAACCATGAAAAGGCAATGATTGTAGCCTCTACTTTTGAAAGCCCTTATTCGACATTTTATGTTCAATCCTTGCCTTTATTTGCTTGACTGCAGATATGGCTTGGGTTGGCGAGGTGGAACGTGGTATGCAAATAGAAAGTTCGGAAGGGAGCAGTTGAAACTACTAGGGCAGATAAAACCTAAAAGGTGGCAATTGCTCGGACAAATGAAACCTCGAGGTTGGCAATTCCGTTTCCTTAGATCATCACCAAGATGCCGAGGGCCAGAAAGTGCTTCAAAAACATCTGGAACAATGCTAAAGAGCGCTCCCACCTCATGTGAATCCGTGGAATCCCATCAATAATGTTAGTATTTCTGCTATTCATAATCATGACAGCAAACGTTCCAACCtcttttttgttgttaattaaTCATGTATTCACAATACAATACAAAAAAGACTGAAACTATTAATATAGtcttataaaaataagatttgttTGTCTATGCATTCTTTGGACAGATTAAACTTAATAGTTGCTGCTGCTGCATTCTCGGATCAAATTTAGTTCCCTTTAGTTTTGCTTTTATGTTGGAAAGATTTTGCTTTGAGCTTTTGGTTTCACTCCAGGATTGGATGTAATCGGTGCAGTTGTTGCTGTTTTTTTTAGCAAAATTGCTCTGTTCCATTGCCCCTTTCAGAACTAAACATAGGCTGAGATCAAGTCAAGCAAGGAGAGTGGCAGTGCCAAAAGAGGTTAAATGGATTAgttaatcatataaattctaTTTGTCCAAGCATCGGTTGGTCCGGTTTGAATCActctaataaattttttttgtttaagtttaattataaaaatatataaatactagtataaaaataattctaataaatattttattacttatgaATTGTATTGGGTCTTGGATCCCATTATGTGAGAATGCCCATTATGCACTCTGCCCTTTAGTGAGAAGAAAGAAGCTTTTTTACTTACTCTCTTGTTTGCTACTCTGCCCTTTAGTGAGAAGAAAGAAGCTTTTTTACTTACTCTCTTGTTTGCTCAAGACTTTGTGTGGTTAGATATATCGTTGTTTTATAGCAACACTTTTGATTATCGCAAAGttttttagtgtgtttttaagtCATGAGATTTTTACCTTTTGATTCAAAGGAGTTTTAACGtaaaatcatttttcatttaatttcttatttgtttcatttgtGTTGATTGAGGATGTATTGTGATTGTGTCATAATTacaaatttgtgtttatttggagaaaaaaaaatccgGTTGTACTTTCTTGATTTTTTGGTaggttcaatttttttctccaaaCTAGTATTGAAGCTTGATTGTGTTGTGcagtaatgaaaataaaaacaagtaattatgttaaataacacAAATGATAAACTTTGGCGAAATAAAATGGAAGACCTTTTGTTTGTGAAGGTTTtacatctttttatttttgctactAAAAACCCCAAGTCTTAAAGTGACAAGGAATGAGAATTCCAGCATCATCAAGTGAATTGTTTTATTCTATAATTTGATGAGTAAAGTGTTTATAACCATATTGGTCAAGCGATACATGTACTCACATTGTGgaacaaattttataacttgtGTACTTTAAATCTTGGTGGTATTAAGTTTTTCTTACTCAAGAAGATGATGTTAAGGTGCAACGGTCACCAATCACTTGAATGAGTTTTAGGGTGTTGTGTCAATTACTTTGTACAACCATCAATGATGATATTATCGGTCTTTGATTGCTTGCTACACTATTGGttcttaagaaaattttgaatttcatttattaattcgACTTCTAAAGGTATTATGAGTATGGAAATTGCCAAGAATAgtgttttgaataaaaaggttaGAAGAAGGTTTCAAGGATCATCACATTTTGAGGTTATAGCTATTGAAAATAGGATAAATAAAGATAACGGTGAAAagagtaaagaaaaataaaaaacagcaAGAGTTAGTCAAAATCAAGATATAAAAATCTTAAGGGTAGATGAATCTTATAAATGAAGATTGCTACAAGTGGACGACAAAGAACAAGGGTGGTGGTGATTAATAAGAGAAAGGATAATGAAAAATCTAAACATGTCGTTACTACTACTTTTTATGATCTACTGATTGTTTGGGATGAGAATGTGATCAACCTAGCATGCAATGAGACAAATTAGTGATAGATATTGGTGCAAAACCTAGGGTATGAGTATGATCCCTGATAGATATGATTCCTGGGAGGGTGAAATGAAGTATTATGAGAATATAGGTCAACACTTCCTATCATGGCATGGGGATATCCTTCATTGGcttcaaaacatttttatttcctttgtgTTGGACCCCTCACATTCTTTGAACTTCCCACTTTTAGCAACATTTTTAATCATCTCCTCTGAAAGTACTATGTTTGCAAAGCTCCTTGTGGCACTCCCAACAATTTATGCAAAGTGTACATAAATAACACTGTAGTCTCCCTTACTATCCAAGGTGGTTGCACTTGCGCTACCATGTCTCTCCATCCTTGAGCATATTGTTTGAAGCTCTTAGTAGCTTCTTTCCTCATGTTTTGTTAAGAGAGGTGATTCAGAACCA
This region includes:
- the LOC105800133 gene encoding uncharacterized protein LOC105800133; the protein is MLRLRSRGTSFLGSVDVPSLKRKALNSWAAVQDTYFSTKDTFERHKVVFTVGTSIASVATAWFGYSLRHYHESKVDQRLESIENTMRNSHHLEHADFKKLVDPGHSRAAAWVATAGTALIVGYGLGWRGGTWYANRKFGREQLKLLGQIKPKRWQLLGQMKPRGWQFRFLRSSPRCRGPESASKTSGTMLKSAPTSCESVESHQ